A DNA window from Bacteroidales bacterium contains the following coding sequences:
- a CDS encoding transposase: MGNTLPKRKTPRAQWIEYNTGIYFITVCTHNWKHYFGEITEGVITLTKIGKYLAEELEEASQHHPYIEVVQYVVMPNHFHAIVEVSENNNTDVAGHVPTSEERILNRLNGRKPLLSTFIGSVKSSVTKYANSMNLKFKWQSRYHDHLIRGVKDCNKISEYIENNILNWEKDCFY; the protein is encoded by the coding sequence ATGGGGAACACTCTACCAAAACGGAAAACACCGAGAGCCCAATGGATAGAATATAATACAGGTATATATTTCATTACCGTATGCACCCATAATTGGAAGCACTACTTTGGAGAGATAACAGAAGGAGTAATAACATTAACAAAAATAGGTAAATATTTAGCAGAAGAATTAGAAGAAGCATCACAACATCACCCTTATATTGAGGTTGTTCAATATGTGGTAATGCCAAACCATTTTCATGCAATAGTTGAAGTATCTGAAAACAACAATACGGACGTGGCAGGCCACGTCCCTACTTCGGAAGAACGAATATTAAATAGATTGAATGGAAGGAAACCTCTTCTATCAACATTTATAGGATCGGTTAAATCTTCAGTAACAAAATATGCTAATAGCATGAATTTGAAATTTAAGTGGCAAAGCAGATACCACGACCACTTAATAAGAGGTGTAAAAGATTGTAACAAGATATCGGAATACATAGAGAATAATATTCTAAACTGGGAAAAAGATTGCTTCTATTAA